Proteins found in one Venturia canescens isolate UGA chromosome 6, ASM1945775v1, whole genome shotgun sequence genomic segment:
- the LOC122412691 gene encoding uncharacterized protein — translation MSGRSSRSRSADGENVLEKRIRKLEELIEKKFKKKRKRRRHASSSSEERSKKRGRDVRRGSRYSSSENVEGDDSVNIGLDVEVTESEPVQVTQFASQEPTRVPADDIVGPRQVLPAVNSNGDSAASESVKEATLDPQILEVLGKRILEERVLDEEIPPEMAVRWEEILKRGLPAEDRDNIIKKYPPPKNAGCIDPPVINPEVKAVLPETVVKRDERIAAKQVKLAACIAAVGKMFLGVLNDSQERLSLLGRLSDTGRLLADLLHDESAVRRSLVLANIGSSFKEVLSSSTADDFLFGRQLDEKVKAAKVLENTSRELGTSRADSSVKGPKNLKFPPRRFSRDYRQRSTG, via the exons ATGAGTGGTAGAAGCTCAAGAAGTCGATCTGCAGACGGAGAAAATGTTCTCGAGAAGAGAATTAGGAAACTCGaagaattgattgaaaaaaagttcaagAAAAAGCGCAAAA GACGTCGCCACGCATCGAGCTCATCGGAGGAACGATCAAAGAAACGCGGGAGAGATGTTCGACGAGGTTCGAGATATTCGTCATCGGAAAACGTTGAGGGAGACGATTCGGTAAATATTGGTTTGGACGTAGAGGTAACAGAGTCTGAGCCCGTACAAGTGACGCAATTTGCGTCTCAAGAACCGACCCGAGTTCCGGCCGACGATATCGTTGGGCCGAGGCAGGTTTTACCTGCCGTTAATTCAAACGGTGATTCTGCAGCGTCAGAATCAGTAAAGGAAGCAACTCTTGATCCTCAAATTTTGGAAGTTTTGGGTAAGAGAATCTTGGAAGAGCGAGTATTGGACGAAGAAATTCCACCGGAAATGGCGGTTCGTTGGGAGGAAATCCTCAAAAGAGGTTTGCCTGCAGAGGACAGGGacaatataattaaaaaatatccgCCTCCAAAAAATGCAGGATGTATCGACCCACCTGTAATAAATCCGGAGGTGAAGGCCGTTCTGCCGGAAACTGTTGTCAAAAGGGATGAGCGTATCGCAGCGAAGCAAGTTAAGCTTGCGGCGTGCATCGCTGCCGTCGGGAAAATGTTTCTAGGAGTTTTGAATGACTCGCAAGAGAGACTTTCTCTTCTTGGACGTCTGAGCGACACAGGCAGGTTATTGGCGGATCTGTTGCACGACGAGTCAGCGGTGAGAAGGAGTCTCGTTCTGGCCAACATAGGCTCATCTTTCAAAGAAGTTTTGAGCTCGTCCACGGCTGATGATTTTTTGTTCGGGAGGCAGTTGGATGAAAAAGTGAAGGCGGCAAAAGTACTCGAGAATACCAGTAGGGAACTGGGTACATCGCGAGCGGATTCTTCGGTAAAAGGGccaaaaaacttgaaattccCGCCTCGTCGCTTCTCAAGAGATTATCGCCAGCGATCGACGGGT